DNA from Eucalyptus grandis isolate ANBG69807.140 chromosome 5, ASM1654582v1, whole genome shotgun sequence:
TTCATATACCTTATTATCGTACATACAACATACGTGTAGAAGATGTGTTTCCTTAATATTGATTCCATAATTCCATAGAACATATCCCCCGTTAATTTTGTCCTGATTAATAAGTATTACATATTGCTTTTGCCATATCATCAGCTATGGTGGTTATAGAGTTCACACTGTCTTCCAAGAGATTACAAGTTTGAGGCATGTCATGAATAGATCTTTAGTCAGCTTCTGACTTGGGCATTTGCTACCTCATGTAAAAATATGTCCCGATTAACTTGCAGCTTTGTGTATTACATACTGGTTTTGCTATATGCTTAGGTATGGTGGTAAAGAGATCACCAGTTTGCACATATCGTGAACAAACCTCTAGTCATTTTGTGCCTTGTGTATTTGCTACCACATGTGAACATATTTCCTAACTTTTAGCAAGCGCTACGGTCATCATCTCATACAGATTAAGGTTACATTTGGTCTTCCATACATTTTTACTGGATAGGATAAGGTCAAATAAGATaaggatatgataaaatttgaaatcttctACACGGTGTTTGATAACatctagataaataaaaatgaaaaaaataaaaaataaaaaaagatccAAATAAATATTACCCAACTGAGCGTTTGAAATACATCGACATTCTCACTCGACCcacctctctccctttttcgcTCTCATGGTTAGTGGTCAAGGAAAATGAGACATAACAgaccatcatcatcttcatcctttaGTAAGGGCAGGAGGTTAACGATTCCACATCTGGTGTGCACTACTGCAATTCCCTGTTTTCTCGCTCTAGATGCTCAATGTTCCTTCTTTGCAAGTCGCCTTTTGGATTAGTACTCTGAAATCAATACTTGAATCCACAACTGAACTCAAATCCTTTGTTTCTTCTCTGAGATTCTGCTCCGAAATAAAGTTAAAACATACCATCacccaaaattgaaaatcaaaggaaaaatatagAACTCGCGACTTGGTTGCCTCAAGAACTTGTTGACAACGCAGAACAAAGTACTGAAAAAGGACGGACATAGACCCATAAAGTCCCGGCAAATAGAATCTAGATTACATTAAACAACCCCGTGTCGATGACCCATCATCACCAAATTAATGGGTTGTAAAGACGAACCGTCCCCGATGAGCCCATCAATTTAACCCATCACCACCATCCTTTTTATTCAGATGAAAGCAAGAGCGAGGATGATTGAAAATAAGAGCAACGTTCATCGAAATTCTCGATGATAGGCGCCaaaaaattttcacaaatagcATGGGTTCTTCTgcgaggaaaaaaagaagaaatctgaaACTTCTTGGAGGAAGTCAACTCTTTGGATGGCTGCGCGTGACGAAGCTAGAAGCAACAGTTGAAGACAATCGCATTTGAGGTCAAGGACGGTGATGTTGAGCCGACAACAAGAAGAGAGATCAACTAAGAGGTGTTCATCTGGTGTGGACGAAGTCGAGCGGTGAGTAGCAAAGCGAGTCCATCgggtttttctccttttcttctgtttcttttttccttagatTTTCCATAAGCTGGGGATTTTTTGTCCATCCAGATAATTCAAATCTAGTGTTCTCCCAAACACCAGATATTATCCTATCCAAAATTATATTCGGTCCTCCAAACATAGCTTAAGTAGTAATGACTTAAACAAAATCTTTTGTAAGGAGTGTGAAACTCTCATGTTAACACCTTAAGGTATATGCACTATTACACCTCTCAACCTTGTCTTGGttataagaaaaaagagatcTTTGTCTTTTTTAGGAGAACTTATTTTTAGGCTTGTTAAAATTCATCACGAATCCTCTATAATGTTATCTCTACTGTCAACTGCATTCATCtcacttttaatattttccatagtAACATTTCATTGAGTTAGGCAATAGAAAAGGACAATAAGCAATGCAGACGGCGTACATGCTTCCTCCCAAGTATCTCGCAGACTCGCACGAATGCACTGTCAAACTGGCTATGGTCTTGTCACTGTTCGCCCCAACGTATGTCTCCTTGCGCTCAGAAACGAAGAGATAAAGAAAAGCCCCACCAATTAATGAATCCCACCTGCgggttttgattttcttattcagAAGCAATCAGCCGACTTGAGAAATAACATCGTCAGGAATATTTTCCACAGATTCCTATATCTCGCTCTTGGGTTTCGATTTGTCATTTTCGACGAGGAGCGCAAGAACGTTCGGCGAAGGGATTGGCAAGGAATACTAAAATTAATTGACCAAGCTCTTCCCCAAGTGACCTGCACAACAGGCCATGTGCACGTTATGTTCTCTAGACAACCGAAGGAGTCGGGCATTccatttttagttattttcactactttttttaatccaaatttgcctctctctctctctctctctcaattaatTGACCAAGCTCTTCCCCAAGTGATCTGCACAACAAGCCATGTGCACGTTATGTTCTCTAGACAACCGAAGGAGTCGCGCATTCCATTTTAGTTATTTTCACTACTTTTTTAAtcgaaattctctctctctctctctctctctctctctctctctctctctctctctctctctctctctctctctctctctctctctctctctctattgacAATATCATTAATCAAATATAGAtatagaagtttttttttttttggtgaagaaaaaaattggtgaaGAATATAGATATAGAAGTTGCTAATTAGAGttaggattaataccataaaaaattccaaattggtacaccgataataaatttactctcaattaatttttgtcCATTTAAAACCctatctatgacaaatttaccctttttttaattttcattaaactttaatgtcaaattgctaaatttgGTGACAAGTATCGATTGacaagtatactaatttagaattttatccTTCATTTATCACTGGTGTATTGATTTATCGATTTTGAACTTTAATGTCACATTGCTAAATTTGGTGACAAGTATCAATATGTTGAAAGGTCGAGTTCGTTAGTTTTATTTATGAATATGTATCGAAAACTTTTCTAAGGAATTATAATTCTCATTCagaagtttcatttttttcataatgAAGAATGTACCCATTTGCATATGGATTGACACAATTTAGGACCATCCACTTTTGAAGTGGTCAACATAAAACCTTTCAAGCTGCAAATACAATAGATTGGCAcgaaaaaaggaacaaaaatacctaaatcattcttgattttcaaaggaCAATACCATTCTTTTCTCCCTACTACTCTCTTTTCCGAGAGGTAGCTCATTGCTGACTAGACTACACATAGAGTGGAAAAGGGCAACATACTTCTTTTTACACACCAtcctatattttatttttgccaatCACATAAAACGCACACAACCAAATTCACGGACGATCAATCTCCATTTCTTCGTCTCCCAAGCAAACCACGCACAACCCTCAGACAGCAAAGTTGACGACGGACCGGTACGTCTGTCCGGGCTGCCACCCAGCGGGGATCACGTGCTTGGCAACCAGGGTCTTACCGGACTCAAGAGAGGTGAGCTTGATCGAGAATGGAGCGCGCAGCTGGCCCGCGCCATCCAGCTTCCAAACCGCGCCCCACGACTGTTGCATCGGATGCCAAGAGTCAGAGTCTAGAGCCTGCTTCAGTTTGACGGAGCCGAGCTCGCCATCCCCATTCGCGTACTCAATTAGCGCAGAGAAATAGTAGGGGTTCGAGCCGGAGTCAACGTGGAATGCCACCTCCACGCCGGGGAACTTGCACTTTACTCTGATTGACATTGTAAATATGTGCACATAAATAGACTTTTAATAAGCAAGTTAGACTATTTGCTGATTAGTATAAGTCTGGTGAAAGCAAAGTTTCTCGTTAATTTAAAGCACTTTTCAATGCGttttatcttccttttttccctctgCGCGTCTGTTAAAATTGGAATTCACTCGAAAGGATCCATAGAGAAAGGATCAACCGTACGGACTTTTTGTATTGAATTTGCAGCACCCCAGCGTTGCGAAGTTCATCGGCCTTGCCAGAGCTCGCCATGGCTCCAAAAGCCGTGCCGCTCAAATCGAAGTGAGCAGATTCAGCAACACAAGGGCCACCAGGGCATTCATCAGTTATAACGACCGTCACCGGCTTCCCAGAACAAGCCGCATTTTCAGTGCATTTCACCTGAAATTTAATCAGCAAGAGCTCAAAAGACTGCACTTCCTAACTACTACTAAATAATCTGTTTCAATAGGACAATATGTACCGAGTCAAATAATCTATTTAAATACGAAGAATTTAAACTTCTTTTAATGGTAGTCTAGAAAGCGTGCCGCAGTAGATGTTTTCATCAATTCTATTCCACGATTGTTAATTTAGGAAAAGCATATCTCGTGAACATATATTAACTTTGTCCGTGGCAAATTTTCTCCGATGACGGCGAATATAAAATAATTCGAGAAACACTTTTCTAGCAAGAGAGAAACCTGGTAACAAGCTCCACATCCTTTGCCTGATTTGAAAAGAGAAGGCCCTCCTGCGGACACCATTGAAGAGAATGGAGCTTGGTCGACCCCACTCCCATACCCACATGCGCCACCTACGTACAAAATATCATACAAagcatattatatataatatattatatatgtatgtataaatatatatgtatacttGCAGATCAGGTGAAATGTGTAATTACTAGAGTAGTATTGTCTAGCGTTGTACTTGATTCCAGTTTGACCTCTAAGTCTACATGTGTTTGGTACAAAGCCAAAATCAAACACGATTAGGTGATTGACCTAAGCTACTCATATGTCCGAACCGATTTATACTCGAAAGACTAGATAAGTCAAAATTACTGAAAGGCGTGTGATGAGACCAACGGCGCTTGCATAAAAAGATCTTTACTCCAGGtgaattgaccaaataaaaatataatgtcATTCCATTACCATCGCTACCAGCGCCGTCGGGACTCCCGTACCACGTCGCACCTGCCGGCGACCAATCACCGTTGGACTGAACTTTCGAGATGTTAAGCGATTTGGGGTTGAAGCAGTGAGACGAGTTTATgaggagagaaaggagaagggcGAGAGGGAAGCAAATCGATGGAGATTGAAGAAGCGCCATGTGATTCTCGAGACACTTTGGTCAGGAGTTTGATTTCTTGCACTCGATTTGGGAGCACAACGGGCGGGTATTTATAGTCAAATTGAGAGCACAAAATTCCACTAAATCGGAGTCCTTGTCGTCATTGGAGAATTTTCGGCGATAGTTTTTGCCAttaattattgttattttatatGGTTTGCTCGCACTATAACTTTTCTTGCAAGCTGAATAATCCGACACAATAATCTCCGTAACTATATCGGTGACGGATTGTGAGACGTTTTGATGTAAAACAACATGTAAATGCCTTTATGGAAACATTAGAGCCTCATAAGAGCAGGCGGTCCCACAAATCCGAAATGTCACAGATTTTAAACGCGTTTTGGAGATTTTCTAGTTGTATTTTGATAACTTTcctttttatcaatatatatttcttaattttgttattcGATTTCAGTTacttggttattttctagatgacaacctctctataaatagacacctaagatattgtaatctgcacttctttatttaaaataaatgctATCTTTTGAAATGCATAACTTCCTCTGCGTCACGTTTGAATCATTGAATTATGGATTCATGCAGATTTTACGGCAAataaagaattagcaacaacGGTCTGTACGGAGATTTTCGTGAGGGTCAACGGAAATAGTTTGGATATCGCACGTATGCGTGCGCATCTCTCAGTACTTCCacaagcattgatcaatcgacatCTACGAATGTCTTCAAGCTAACTGCAATTACTTCAAATCATTCTAAAGGCGAGATCtagctcctctttttctttgagattAGAGAACCAGGCATGCTTATTAGGCTGGGAGAaggtttatataaattgttctctatgataataatatttttcgcTAATTGATAATTTCAAGCGTTGCATGTTaccaattttaggaaaaaaaatttgcaaaacaaacggaTCCTGAAAGTCActatattatctatttatcataatgATCTATTAAACATGCATTTGCGTACCGCAAAGAATCTCTGCATAAGTTTGCGATAACCTCCGTGTCTATTCTTTAGACCGATGAATCGACTGGGAAGTTCGCCGAAAGAGCGAAGAAAAGCAGCAAAGACAACAACAAAGAAGCTTTCCAGATTTTTAAAGTAACTACCTGACCAGCATGACCGGCCTCTGCTATGACGACCTGCGCTGCTACATTACAGTTAAGGTACAGGTTAGGCGTCAGTTGATTATGAAGAGTAGGATTTGCCCTGTCTACGTCAAACCCATTGAAATATCCCTCATTGCGGACACGTGTCTCAAATTCTTCGACTGTTTCTCCTACATTCCCTGCGCGAAAAAAGATCCGTATCTGAGAGCTGATGTTCATTTCATTGAGGTCGTAGTTGTGACCCCCCACTTCTATAGATTCTCCCACGGGGATTATTTTCACCAGATCCCCGCAGACTATGCTAAGCCGTAGAAGAGCTATAGTAGTACATTGGACGGGGATCAGAACAATGGGTCTATCAGAATTATTATGGATTATAGACTTAGGCGGCCGGAGCCCTGTTTCAAATCGCAAGTAAAAGATTTGTCAATAATCCTGCTCTTGGACCCCGTCTACCTGTTAAGTTTCATGACAGCGTCCACCAAACAAATATCCCACCAAACATATATCATATATCACTTATAGTCTCCTCTCAATTGTAATTAAACGCATGAGACATATTCTAATGGTGCAACACGTTCATTAACATGAAGATAATGTAGATATGACCCTGAGTTCATAGTACGGCAGCAGTAACTAGAATCTCATCTCATGCAAGTGGTGTGTAATGTCTAGTTAACACCTACTTCATGTGAAATCTgttattaattaaactaaattcgTGAATTTCCAACGTGCACCCATAAATATTTAATCCCTTACATGCATCTAGAATGTCTGTGTATGTTTAGATTCACGTTTCTATGTAAATTTATGGAATGTATTATCTTGGAATGATAGATATATTTATGAGTTATTTAAGATTACTAGTCATGTACAATCCTACATAAAGTCAAGTATGGTAATCAtttctttaaagaaaagaaaaataaaagaaaagcctATTTGTCTCCTTTTCTTAATTAGAGTCGAGTTTACTGAATTTGAGTGTTCCACCTTCAAAATTATTCTATGAAAACCATCATGGCAGAAAGGTGTCCATGAAAAACTGGTCTATAGTTAGAGCTTATTGAGTCAAGGAAATCCATAGCAAATTCTTGGAATCGGCAGACAATGTGAATTCAGTTTATTGTCAGAAAGATAGGAATTTTCTCATGTGAAGCCCAGGATTGAGCGGTCTCCAACATTGAACCCATCCCAATAGGAGCAGTAGAATAGGGAGAAGCACAAGGTGCCGAGCCACCAGCGGAGAAGGACTGGATTTCTTCACGACACTTCTGCGgtgggaaaaattgtccaaaaaatcttaaatttattatactttgctcaattcaattctaagcctttcaaatttaccaattaggtcaaaaatatttttacgttTTTTCAATTGAGTACACTTGGTCAATTTTAGCAGAAAATCGCTAACATGGATGCCAATTGTTTTATGTGGCATGGCTAATACTAAagtaaacaattttaaaaattttctttaaaattttgaattttttataattttttttttcttttttttctttttctttctttttcttccaagcTCGGCAAGGGCTAGCCAACCCTCATTGGTCACTAGGCGAGGGCTTCACGGCCTCGCCCAATCGCCAACCCTCACTTGTGACCACGCTAGCATCCCTCAAAGGAGttggtaggaaaaaaaaaattcaaattttatagaaaaaaatttacaaaaatttgtcCACGTTAGCACCAACAATCCTATTTGGCACCATAGGAGTCCACATCACTTATTTCTGATTAAAATAAgccaaatggactcaattggtaaaatgtaaaaaaatttagtccTCAATTGGCAAAACTAGAATGTTTAGAGCTAAATTGgctaatttttggacaatttttccattaCACAATGCAAACCTACTTCTTTTACAATGGAAGCATAGTTTAAGGTCCACATAATATTTATTCAATACATGCAAGAAGCACTTTTGTCgagccccgatcctcgagcatacacccatccctcaccttggtcgattacTAGCAatcgaccctttcattttaatatgcatgcggaagcagataaaATAATCCCAAGACAATAAAACAaagggatagaaaagtagggctatatttttcacaactaaaaaaccacaaccacactttcatacaaggcaaacctcatagtatatattacaatactattaacaagAGTCTGATCTATCTTATAACAGTTCACACTCAGGGTTTGCAAAACGAGATGAGGTCTCAGTCTTCATCCGGGTCATACTCCGAATCATCCTCAGAATCCTCCTCGGACCCCTCCTCCGGTTCCTCATCAAGGTcctcctcttcaggttcttcctcctctttgGGTTCTTCCTcctcaggttcctcctccttaggTTCCTCCTCCAGGTTCTCTTCTGGGTACACCTCGACCTGTTCGACCTCTCCTTCTTCCATGCTCTAGCTGGAGTCTACTATTGATTGCTTGGGAGAGTCGAGGTCACTCTTGAGCTTAGGGTCTTTAGCATCGATCACTGCTCCGTCCTTGGGATCCATGATCCCTTCTTCGAATGTTGCCTCTAAGACGAACAGAGGCACATCACCCTCTGGTATCGGACCCTCTCTTCATCCATCATGGTAGTGACGATACCACGATCGATACTCGTGGGATCTCAAGTCATCTCTACCCATGTCAACCTAGACGGTTGATTTCACCAACACATACTCTAGACCTCTCGGGTGGGGGTGTATCAGGAAGTGGTACCCTATCTCGGTGATCTCCTcgggtataccaaaatgcatgggaggacgaggaggtgaAGGTgttgccatctaaggacctgaaatgttatcccataaccgagatgagactacgtctcagcaagttctaccccctaagactcgattaggaagccaatacaccttaaggctgcctaagcataacacaagtcaaaggacttaccttggcctcaattccAATCCTGTAAGTCAGTTCAATTCATAACTATTGACAAACATAGCACCCAGTCAAAACAAATCGAATCATCGATTAATCAACCttgtcgattacatgtcagtcaaACCATTTTCCGGTCATTTTAATCAATACTATACATTTTCCATGACGGTGTATAtatctaatcaccgagccatgtgcattctctaaggtgacatacttagtcaccgagccacgtgcattctctaaggcgacatGTCTAATCACCAAGCTCCGTGGATTCTCTAAGGCAACatacttaatcaccgagccatgtgcattctctaaggcgataTACCGAATCATcaagccacatgcattctctaaggtgacgTACTAATCACCGAGCCCTGTGTCTTTTAAAGGTGATGTATATAATCCACAAGTCACGTGCATTCTATAGGATGACACTCTTGGTCTCCGAGCCACGTAATACAACTTTCTTTCTCACCACTTTATATAGTCCACTAAAATATTGAGTGATATAGACTGACGCTCAGTTATTTGCCAATCCATtgctaaaattaaataatttaggaataaaatcctaaaatcatatttaaatcaATTAAGCATGATTTaatgctcaaataaataaacaggctgcaccacaataatcaacataaaatttcggtcgttggctatcccagcctaattttcggaaaataattaattaattaattatggaaattattaaataaatgcaataaatccaatttaggcccataatgcTTAATTGGAAACCGAGACGAGctcggaaaattaccgagactcgttcaataaatactataacatatttccttgctaactacactatccatttgcctaacatgcattgataagtctttaatttaattactctaatctaatctatccacataattgcacttaattaaatctaatcaacccctaagcatcattagcatactaagcaaggtttagtgagcaaaactcacttgattaacgaatGGGTCGGATCAAACCGATAGGAACGTCGCGGGGGACAATTCTTCTCAAAGTGGGCCTAGGTTTTGAGGCCCGGAACCGCCTCAAATCAAGTCCGGAACATTGCTGGAAACCCACTGTTTTCCCCCTTTGATTTGAGCTGCaaacaagagaaaacaaagCTGAATTGGCGGAGTAAGACCGGTAGAGGTGGGCGGTTAGTTCGATGGGGCAAGCGGCGGTCGGAAGGGGGCCTACGATGGCTAGATCTGGTCGGAAAAGCTCTTGGGATGCACAAACAGCAGGCTGGGACGGCGTGAGAGAGGCAAACGTGCGCGGGCAGCGTTTGCTGGCGGTAACGCGGCAATGCGGCAAACGACAAGGCATGCAGCGTGCGGTGGCTTGCTGGCTTGCTCCGGCGGTGGTTGCTCCTTCTCTAGCTTCTACTGGAGTGCGAAATGGAGAGGAATGGGGAAGCAAAGCTGGTCAGCAGCCTTGGAGAGGAAGCAAGAGGTGGAGGAGGCCACCATGGCCAATTTCTTCCAAGTCATTGTCCCATTGACCCATCCTACACCACCCACACTTCCTTGGCTGTCCATAGGCCACCAAGGCTCACATTTACaaccttgaaatggtccatttTGGCTAGGCCATGGGGGAGCTATAAATTTGACACCATTCTCTCTCAATTAAACTTGATTTCCTCTTCGATTCAATCCCGTATGGCCTTTACAAATTCAATTGACACTTCAATGCCCTAATCGATATTTTTCATCACCTATGGATCCATtttgcatcccaatttcgtGACAGAAACGATTCCCGgcatttttaaacaaaaacggTCATATGTCGACTTTTTCCCATAAAGTctcgggttgcagaaaaatcttctaagactgagtcgacattcctaaaatttattatgatatgacagaatctttaatttctgaaatcgggcatgaatcgcggttaatttcactcgagtgcgtttttagcgtgatcAAGGCTACCGGATAGTTTTcagagatttttagtgcaaataacccgtggtcgatttttttcaagccacaatgaacctactcgacacattggcgactctcgattatcgtgaaaatctcaaggattcaaatacgtacacggggtaccaaaacgacaaaataatcaatttagggCTGGTCGacgaaaattttctaatttagtggtgccACCCATGATTagtcacatatctcagtcgaatcaacctatctctaatcttatatggatatttaactatgccgtaatggcctctaaagatgagcacggttaAAAAGTcaattcctggtcaaattctcaactctattgcattaaaattccttaatagcttcccttaataatctagttatctcgagagtgatcaactctgagaacagccctataggcgcgtcgatgaaatgcccgatttatttaatagaaaacaaaagtgaaaatcttgGATGTCACAATTTTCAAACGGAAAATCAACTAGGCGACATCTACATAGTTTGGCCCCGACATGATCGAATTACTAGTCTACATGCCCCACATATTGACATGTGATCTAGTGTAACATAATGTAAAAATCACACTAATCATATAGCATTGCAGCCGAAAATATCAAAAGCAGCAGCAGTGTTAAATAACACATGGAGTagccttgattgattctaaatCTATAGGGATTGTTCCGTTGCTGCCCCGTCACTTGAGCATTAGCATTGTTCTGTTGCTGTGGCACCGCTTCAGCGTTAGCATTGTTCTGTTGCTCTACCGCTGCTTGGGCATTAGAATTCTTCCATTGTTGCACCTTCAGATTGGCAAGGTGCACCCTCAGTTTGTTGTGTAGATCCCAGTTGAGGGCCATATTTTCGTAGTACTTCAACGACATACAGATGTTTACCAATACCGCAAGGGAGTTGTAAATGGAGGCCAATAAAGAGAGGGCGCAAAAAGTCCATTTCAATTTACACCTAATCGTTTCTGAGGACGTCGGCATAGAAGAAAAAACAATGCCTTGGAAGACGAAGTACGATTCATGAATTCCCGAGTCCCCTGATGCGGTTTGAGATAAGCTTTTGTAGACTCTAAGGGcctatttgttttctttctttttttctgtttttgaacaaaatttttgttttttttttgttcatgggaaccaaaaaaaagaaacgcgtttgtttgcgttttgttccaaatctatttttgttcccagaacacatttgaatagaaacaaaaaacaagaaaaacatatttcttgtttttggaacaatttttaagaacaaattttctctctcctctcttttttctttttttttttttcttcttttcttttcttttttctttggccggtcgacagcctcggccatggccagcgatcgaccgtcgagggccggcaaccaCACCGGAGCGTCGCGGCCGctagtgaggctcggcctcgcgttggccgggcgagctcgggttcgcccggatccggtgagaccgagctcgcctagccaccggcgaggctcgccgacgggcggtggcccggcgaggcttgcctcgccggtggctgggcgagctcgagctcgtcggatctgggtgagcccgagctcgcccagccaaggcaaggccgagcctcgccgagggtcggcAAGCCTCGttgtggctgggcgaggtcgccgacctgCGTCGGCCGGTCGGCCATAGTCGAGGCCAACgactagccaaaagaagaaaaaaaaagaaaaagaaaaataagaaaaattaaattaaaaattaaaaattaaaagaaacaaaaaaagaatacaaatttaccaaacgtgtttcgattcatttttaatctcggaacaagtttacaaGCGtcttcttctgttcaaaaattgttccccggagcagaaatagttttttctatttttgtttcctggaacaatttttaacagaaacgttaccaaacgcgccctaattGGCCTCCGTAAGTTGATCCATGCTCTTCTCTAAAATTTCTGGGCTCTCCATTTCTGATTCTGCGGTTGGGGTTGGCGATTCGAATTATCTCTGTTTGTAGTTGTTTGTGTAAGACTTAGGACTAATGAGTGACAGAGCTGAAAATAGGAAGAGCGTCTTTATTATAGCCATTATGATGTATACCGGCATATATATAGGTTGGAACACCAATGTGTAGGCTCCTTTGAATGAGCTACTCCAGTACTAGGGTTTGAGACGTAGTCATTTTtaagcatatagaaattaggATTTCCGGGAATGTGCGCCAATTTTGTGCCGAGGAACATGTGGAGTGCGTCAGACAGCTCATTGTCCTCGCTTTTCAACTTGCTGTTCACAACGCAAATAATTTGAATGATTCAAAACAAGAATTAATTGAAGAGCGTGTCAGTAAAGTAAAAGGGAAACGTTCTTCGTCCACGATTTTATTCACAGTCAATTCACCTATTTTCTGACCACAAAGTTCACCCCGTTTTTTGGTCCAGCAATTGATAAATAGGTCTTCCGCTCCAGCGGCGGAAAAAGAAACATGATTATAGTCTTCTTGTCTT
Protein-coding regions in this window:
- the LOC104444461 gene encoding putative expansin-B2 yields the protein MALLQSPSICFPLALLLSLLINSSHCFNPKSLNISKVQSNGDWSPAGATWYGSPDGAGSDGGACGYGSGVDQAPFSSMVSAGGPSLFKSGKGCGACYQVKCTENAACSGKPVTVVITDECPGGPCVAESAHFDLSGTAFGAMASSGKADELRNAGVLQIQYKKVKCKFPGVEVAFHVDSGSNPYYFSALIEYANGDGELGSVKLKQALDSDSWHPMQQSWGAVWKLDGAGQLRAPFSIKLTSLESGKTLVAKHVIPAGWQPGQTYRSVVNFAV